The Pseudomonadota bacterium DNA window CTTTCAATGATCATAAACTAATCCTTCATCTCTTTTAATTCCTGGCCTTCAATGTGCCTGAATTTTTTGAAGATTAAAATGATAATGGCCAATGCAATGGCTGCCTCGGCAGCGGCAATCCCCATGATAAAAAGCGTAAAGGACAAACCGTACGCATTGTCAGGAGATGTAAATCTGTTAAAGGCCACAAAATTGAGGCCGGCGCCGTTCATTATGAGCTCCATGGATATGAGCATGCCGATAAGGGTTCTTCTGTAAAGAAGACCCAGGATACCGCAGCACAGCAAAAAAAGGCCAAGGAACAGATAAATATAGAGATTGTTGTACATAAGGGTCCCCGTCATTTCCCCCCCTTCGAAAAAAGCGCAAGCATTATTGCCCCGACAATGCTCACAACGATGAGCAGAGAAATCAGTTCGAAGGGGAGAGTAAGCT harbors:
- the nuoK gene encoding NADH-quinone oxidoreductase subunit NuoK, giving the protein MTGTLMYNNLYIYLFLGLFLLCCGILGLLYRRTLIGMLISMELIMNGAGLNFVAFNRFTSPDNAYGLSFTLFIMGIAAAEAAIALAIIILIFKKFRHIEGQELKEMKD